The Festucalex cinctus isolate MCC-2025b chromosome 16, RoL_Fcin_1.0, whole genome shotgun sequence sequence CCTGATATCCGGTGATCTTTCTGGGTCCGGTGATCTCTTGATATCTGGAGATCTTTCCGGATCTGGAGATCTCTTGATATCTGGGGATACCATGGGACCCACAGCTTCTGGAGCCTCCGGGGACTTTAGCTCTGGAGGGTCTGGAATTCTAGGGTCTGGCATCACCAGTGAACTCCCTCTGGGCTCTGGAGGTTCTGGGGACCAGTGGGGCTCTGGGTTCTCGGGGGATCGCCTGACCTCAAGTACCTCTGGAGGTTCTGGGTTATCTGGGGACTCCGATGAGTCTGGGGAGTCAGGGATAACATTATTACCTGGAGGTTAGTACTTTTAAAACTCGTCACTGTGTTACTTAAGACCATGATCACCCTAACCTGCTGTTTGGTCTTAATTGTGAGAGAATGAATGTTTAACAAATTGATTGAATGTCCATCCCACATCTCATCCTTCCAATGTATCACCAAAACACTGCACCTTGGCTCAATCAAGAGGTGGAACTGCCTCTCATTCCTACAACTATCCCACAAGAGGCGTCGGGTACTTCAGGGGATTTCTCTGGAGTTTCAGGAACCTCAGGGGATCTTGGAGTCTCTGGAGACGTAGATGTCTCTGGAACTTCTAGTGTCTCTGCCTCTGGAGAACCCGAGGAGCCTGATATAATTCTGATTCCTGACACTGATAAAGGTCAGTATCTAATCTAGGTCCAGGACAAATGGCAAAGGGTATTTTGATTAGTTAATGTGGGGCCAGTGCTCTGCTTACTAATACTCAAAAGTAATTTCCATTTAACTATGGTTAAATGTAACAAACACTTTCTTGGTAACACTGCTAACTACTGCGGCAAACAGTTTCCCACTGATTGCCTGACTTGTAGTTCATGTCCATGCTCATCTAACACCTAATCTTGTCTCTAACAAGAGGAGGGGCTGCTTCCGACACAAGAGACCCCTCAGGAGGGTACCGGTGGTGTAGAAACGACACTGGGCTCTGGCTTACCAGAGCCCGAGGAACCTGAAGAACCTGAGGTTGACACGAAAGGTGAGCAAGGAATGGAGAGCAGAATAGGAAACCAAGTTCCACGTGTAACATCAAACCATGGTGACAAAACTAGTCTAAAACATGCAATTGAGCTCTTACTATTATGTTCCCTTGCTCTCCCCTGTTTCCTCTCTCTCCTTGTGTGCTTCAGGTATGCCCACCTGCTTGCTGTGTACATGCCTTGGTGGTTCGGTCTACTGTGACGACTTGAAGCTGGACAGCGTACCACCTCTGCCCAAAGACACCACTCACTTTTATGCCCGCTACAACAGGATCACCAAGATCAACAAATCCGACTTTGCCTCCATGAGTATGTTTTGCACCTGGTGTTGGCGTAGCCGTCTGACGCGAAGAGCTGACGGTGCGGGTCTTACTGCATTCCAGACAAGCTGAAGAGGATCGACTTGACAGCAAACGCCATCTCGTCCATTGACAGCAAAGCGTTTATGGGTCTGCCGGAGCTTGAGGAGTTGGTGATTCGAGAAAATCACATTTCACAGATGCCCGCTCTGCCGGAGACCATGACCCTGATCGATGCCAGCCACAATAACATTGAGTCCAAGAGTATTCCCAAAGAGGCCttcaaggtgtgtgtgtgtgtgtgtgtgtgtgtcagaacCTGAAAAATATTGGTACCAATTAGTCTGTAATTCAAACTTCTAACATCTTTTGCAAAATCCAGGACATGACCGGCCTGCTCTACCTGTACTTGACGGACAACGAAATTGACCACATCCCTGTGCCTCTTCCAGACAGTCTACGATCCCTACATCTACAGGTAGGTTCTGCTCAGGTTTTGAAGGAACCTGCTTTCTGGTTCTGTGGTTCAACCATTTGATAGCTCACTTGGTAGAGTGGAATACATGTTGTGGGAATACTGTACCAAGTGTCATTGGCTTGATggttcaaatttggcagaaagaaaatgtcatttttactgaGTGGAAAACATATGACCATTCATATCAGTGAAATAACTTGACCATTAAGATCTTAACCTTGCACATAGGCCTAGTTTGCAATAAGCTAGAATGGAGGACAGAGGTCAATGGTTCAAATAAGGCTCGAAATAGATGTTATTTGAGACCCTTTTCATAGTGGTTGACTCCCCACCTAACTTCCATGAACGCAGTGCTAGTTATCCATCTGGCGATTATTTCGCAGTGTAGTCAGCCTTTTGCTGGTAGCCACCTTGGGTTGGCTGCAGCTCCCCGTGACACTGAACAAGATAAGCGATACCGAAAATGGATGGGATGGTACTTGGAACTTCTTGTTTACATTCGTGAAACTATTCGGCTCcggactaactttttttttttttttttttttttttacaaaaagcgcAGAAGAGCACTGGGAGTAAATTTTATGATGctcatggtaaaaaataaataaataaaattctttgctCAGATGCTAATAAGCATTTACTGCAATGGTCCTTGCTGTCATCCATAAAGAAGGTGGCTAGTTGGAAATAATTTATTAACCTATTttagaatatcaaataaaatgccGTAGGAGCTTAACTGGGGTTACAGACTTCTAACGGGGAGATAGCCCGATGTAGCATCTTCCCTGCATAACAACCATATATTTTCTTGATCCTTCCGCAGCGTAATAACATTCAGTCAATGCACGAAGACACATTCTGCAACCTGCACGACTTCAACTACATCCGGAATGCGCTGGAGGACATCCGCCTCGATGGCAACCCCATCAACCTAAGCCGAACTCCGCAGGCGTACATCTGCCTGCCCCGCATCCCGGTCGGCGACCTCATCTAATACGCAAACACAGCGACCGCCACCACGCGTCCCTGTGAATATCGACACAACACGTGCACGGGACGTGCGGACACTCATCTTTTGGCGGCCTTCCACCCACCGCTGGAATACACTATTTTGCGGAGAGGTACCACTTTGCGTGGATATCCACGATTCCAGAAATGCGCGAGATGTGACTGACCATGCACATACACACCGGTGTAGCACACCTCCACGACGGGGATGCGCACCCACAAATAAAAGCCAAACTATTCCACAACTTGATTTAAAAGTTTAAGTCAGCTGAATGTTTCTGTCTGGTGTCTGCACACAActggtgttttttggttttgtttaaagatgtttgttttgtaaagattaaatataaatattaaataaatcttttggaaatgtaaactTATTGAAGGCCGGAGCTCAATGGAAGGTGAGAATTTGATTAtctaatgcaataaaatacgCATTTTAAACACAAGCAGTTGTTGTAAAGTCTCTACTGTAATATAAAAAGAAGTTTGGAGGGAGGGGGGTTGACTGTACACAATAGTTTATTCCAAAGACTAATGTTCATGATTTTGGAGGAGGGTTGTGGCTAAGAACAATGCTAACATCTATGTGCTCTGTATGGAATAATCACAAGAGTCAATAAAATTGCTTTGAAGATCTCTtcccaaaaaaaagtattcatgaTTGTTCAAACAAAGTAGTCCAtacttttaatttaataagATAATATGTCAGTTTTGCTCCAAAAAGTTCAAGGTTTATTCCCAGTCAAAAGCTATCAATGAGTTTTTCAAACAAGTCCAGGAAGCGTTCCGTCCTGTTTTTTGAGCACTGGTCCGTGGTGGTGTCTTGGAAGGTTGGCGTTTCCAACGCGGCTTTCCGTCTTTCCAACGCCAGCCGCTCCCTGTTGACGGCATCGCGGTCCTTGGCCACCATCTCTTTTTCGTGCTCGATCAGCAGCCTCTCCCGATCCATCAGGGCTCGGTCCCGGTCCACGATGGCGATCTCCCGCTCCAGCAACGCCCTGTCCCGTTGCAGGGCTATGCGCTCCAGCTCCATGGACCGCTTTTCCCTCTCCGCTGCGTCATCTTGTATGAACTCGTGGCTGCCTTCCATCCCATTCTCATCCTCATTACTACCACCCTCGTCCTCTTCTGTTTCACTAACTCCATTCAACGACACCTCTATTTCCGGGACTACGTTTGTTACTTTAGCCGGACAAATGCTAGCAGGGGTTATCTTTCTCTTCTTGCCTCTAGGTGAGATGTAGAATTTATCATCAGCGCAGATTTCCAAGATGGGGCCACTGCCTTCCAGTCTGCCCTCCATTGCGTCATCCATCAGAGTGAAGAGAGGCCACATGTAACAATGGCTTTTGCCCTTAAGCTCCTATGAAGAAATAGTCATATGTCAAAATACATTAAACATTTATATTCAAAGTTTTTAAAGAATTGTACGTTGTACCTTATATCGTTTTCTTAGGTTATGCCATTTTGCGCTGGCTTGATGGTGGTTTAGTTTGTGTTGCAAGCCCATCTGTCTGAGGATGGCCATCCATGCCCACGCAGAAGTATTTctcttcccagagaagagatacTTATTAGACACCCTAAGCTTCACAAGCGCTTCTGCTTCTTTTTGGCTCcctagaagaaaaaaataataataattatgacgAAGAGCAGGTAGTAACGCGGAgtacaaaataatacaatcagAGTTCCAGATTTACGAGGAGATATGAATGCAGCACAATCCAAAACATTCgatttaactttatttataaggCGCTTATGAACTTGTGAGGCATAACAACGGGAATTACGGCGGCGTTAGCGTTGTTGCTAGCAAACTACcagtttaatattttaaaattagtttttttttctaaaccaaGTAGTAATTAGCAACATTCGCCCATGCAAACGTAGGGTGCTTCATAGGTCGCCATTTTCAAAATACTACGCAGCCTTTACCCCCCCCCttcttgtttgtttacaaatcaAACTTACAATTATAAATCGGCTCCACGTGGTTAACTGTAACATTTGTGGTACTCGTGTAAGCGTGATCTTGAAACGTCATTTCGAGTCCAGTTTGAAGACTTCTCCCAACAAGTACACTTCGTAGTGCAGACGCTTGTTTTCTTTAGGATTGTGTCACGGCAGCATTACGTCACTTCCACCGAAGCCGCGGCCTAACAGTTACATCACTTCCTTCCTTGAATATtgagcattaaaaataataattttaaaaaaactccACTAAGGGTAAAAAGTATATATTGAGCACTAACAAAGACGTTTATAAACACATACGATGCCGTGAATTGAGATATGACAGCAGCATCGGGTCAAATGAGTATGTCTCCCGATTCTCGAGTCCCGAGCTAAAGACGAAGAGCGACATCTCACGAAAATGTCATGGCATGACAGGTCCTGAATATTTTGgccgcccccccaccccacccacaaATAAACGCTTTTGTTTAAcgaatttattattaatttagttgACTTTTTCAAGAGCCTAGTTTATGTACacgacgtttaaaaaaatagaaaacaacaacaacaacaacaacaacaacaacaaagagttTAAGCGTGCAGCGAAAATATTACTCCGACAGTTACTTCCGGTTTGGGGACGGAAACGCAAAGCTGCTGTGTAATCGTACAATTTAGCTAACAACAGCAGCTCCGTgaggtaaataaatacataaaaatccaAATTAAATATGCCGGACTATTTAGGAGATGACCAGAGGAAAACAAAGGAGGAGGACAAGGATGACTCACCAATCAGAGGTATATTTTAATAAGCAACGGTCTTTGTGAAATTCATTTGAGACATTAGCTACCTAGCTAAGGTTAGCTTAGGTCTGTAGCAGCGAGATTTGTACTGAtgtgatgaaaacaaaatgaaagttTCTGGAAAAATTGCGTGTAACTCCTGCAGtactaaatggaaaaaaatggaatatgGAATTGTGTGGCATGATTTTGACTGAAATGGAATGTTGAAGGATATGaaataatattgaatgatgaattaaaaaagtacaatattttggtgtgaaatgtggaatgatattgaaagatttgGAATGTTGtgaaatgatattgaatgacatTTGTGTGGAAAGTAGTAAAAAGTAAATTTATATTAAATTCATTGACCTTGTGTTCATCTTGCATACAGCTTTGGATGAAGGAGACATCGCTCTGCTGAAGACTTATGTGAGTGTCCTCCCATGAATGGTGGAAGTAGTAGTCATTAAATAGatatatattgtgtgttttaatCCACATCCGAAAACTGTCGTGCATCACCAGGGTCAAAGCACTTACTCCAGACAGATAAAACAAGTGGAAGATGACATCCAACAGctgctaaaaaaaatcaacgAGCTCACAGGTGAATTCAACACATTCCTGGCCCTAAAATAGACACCATAAGCCTTAATGTAGACAGTGTGTACCATAAGGAATAGTGTTTTGTGGCTGTGACAGGCATTAAAGAGTCCGACACAGGGCTGGCGCCACCAGCTCTCTGGGATCTGGCGGCTGACAAACAGACCCTTCAAAGTGAACAACCGCTACAAGTTGCAAGGTAAACATTGATGTTTCAGCATCTGTGTGCTTGAGCAGAGTACAATATCAGTTTGAATGCTTCAATGTGtgtgaattgaataaaaaaataaaaataaatcatctggCCCAGATGCACAAAGATCATCAACGCAGACTCCGAGGACCCCAAATACATCATCAATGTCAAGCAGTTTGCCAAGTTTGTGGTGGACCTGAGCGATCAGGTGGCCCCAACTGACATCGAAGAGGGCATGAGAGTtgggtgaggaaaaaaataatacaaattcacATTACCTTACAGTTCAATTAAGACTTCAAAAACTGACTTCATGTTTATTGTCTCAGTGTTGACAGAAACAAGTATCAGATCCACATCCCTCTGCCTCCTAAAATTGATCCGACTGTCACCATGATGCAGGTACAAGCACACGAACCAACCTCGACATACAAGCGACTTTGtgctttcttcacaaacaaatttGTCTCCCTGTAGGTGGAGGAGAAACCCGACGTTACCTACAGCGATGTTGGTGGCTGTAAGGAGCAGATTGAAAAGCTGAGGGAAGTGGTTGAAACCCCTCTGTTGCATGTGAGTTGTTCACCCAGTCCAACTTTGAAAGCTGCGAAGTTAACCACGCAAGCCGAATCACATCCAAATGATGTTCAAGATCACTACGGCTAAAAATGTGAAATGCCACACATTAAAATAAAGTCAACAACAGCCCAATACCGGTTATCAGTACTCACTCATCCCGATATTTAAGTGAAATAATGATACTGCGTATTTTCTATCACCAGCCCGAGCGGTTTGTCAACTTGGGCATTGAGCCTCCAAAAGGCGTGCTGCTCTTCGGGCCACCCGGTACCGGAAAGACCTTGTGTGCTCGTGCCGTGGCCAACCGGACAGACGCCTGCTTCATCAGAGTCATCGGCTCGGAACTGGTGCAGAAATATGTGGGGGAGGTGAGAGCACTAGAATAGCAATCATGCACTGtatatagttgtttttttttttttttttttttaattcaaactgtCAACAAATTATTAATTTAGGGAGCCCGGATGGTGAGAGAACTCTTCGAGATGGCTAGAACCAAGAAGGCCTGTCTTATCTTTTTTGACGAAATAGATGCCATTGGAGGTATGGTGTCCTTTTCAAGTTATGATAGTCTTTCATTTGCATAAATTGTGCCCTAAGGAATATTTTAAGCTCctttctcagaaaaaaaaaaaaaaaaaaagcagtccaACAATCTCAATATTTGTCTGAACCAACTAGGCGCACGTTTTGACGACGGTGCCGGCGGAGACAATGAAGTGCAGAGGACCATGCTGGAACTCATCAACCAGCTGGACGGTTTTGACCCGCGTGGCAACATCAAAGTGCTGATGGCCACGAACAGGCCCGACACGCTGGATCCAGCCCTGATGAGACCGGGCCGCTTGGATAGGAAGATTGAGTTCAGCTTACCTGATCTCGAGGTGGGCAGAACCAGCATGAATGCACTATCAAGGTGAGTCAGGGCTTTAAAAGTCTAtttattttctctctttttttttttttgtgcttcagGGTCGCACACATATCTTCAAGATTCATGCTCGCTCCATGAGTGTGGAGAGAGACATTCGCTTTGAGCTGCTCGCTCGCCTCTGTCCCAACAGCACAGGTAAAACTGTGGTGTAGTTGAAACAATTTGCAAAACTGCGATTGTTCCAAGTTTGCCTCTTTGACACTGGCTATTTGGATCTTGTCGCCAGGTGCTGAGATTCGCAGCGTGTGCACAGAAGCCGGCATGTTCGCAATCAGAGCTCGCAGGAAGATTGCCACCGAGAAGGACTTCCTGGAGGCCGTTAACAAGGTCATCAAGTCCTACGCCAAGTTCAGCGCCACCCCCAGATACATGACCTACAATTAAGCGCGTCTTCGTGCGTTCCACTTTGGCCTTTCAAGTTAAGAAATGATGTCTTTCTGTTGtcacatattaaaaataagtttATTCCACGAGtcccaggatttttttttaaaagtatttccaCAGTAAGCATCTCCCATTACATAATGTATATCAAAATATGAAAACACTGAAATACCTTGGAAAATAGTTACTGACTAGTGCATACAGGAAGCAACAAATCTCCTTATTTCATGTATAACGGATACTGCAAAATGCAAACTTAACGTTTGCAGCTGTTTAACACATGACACAGCACACACATATCCAGCATTATGCAATACTGCAGGAACAATAAGGATGGATTTGTTCAAATCCTGGGCATGTTATCAAGCCCTTGAGTGTTTCACAAGActgcaaagaagaagaagaaaaaaaaatacattctcaGTCGTATCAGCACGTGACATCGGGTTGGGATTGTTGGCAGTGCAACACAGCATCATGAATGGTGGGGAACACCATCTCAGGGCTTATGATTCCATTGAAGAACTGCAGCTGGTCCAGCTCAGACAGCAGACTTCCTAGTTGAAACAAGCAGAAATGAGCTAGATCATAAATTCGTCAAATGGGGACCTAACAAACACGTCCACTAATCCTTCGGTAACACTGACTGAAATCTCATTTAatgccattttttccccaatgagAAAATACTGAATACTTATGTACCaccaatttttaataaaaattaaagtaCGATAGCGTAGTTTTTAGTTCATCTGCTGCACTGTACTATAAATATCTGTCATGATTACTTACTATTGCATCCAGCTATGACAACTTGAACATTTACTGCTGCATACTCCTTAATGACCTGCAGAGAGAGACAGTGGCTCATGGACTAACAAGCATACATCATTTCATCATCATCGATGAGTTGGATAAAATGAACTTGGAATGAGCCTTCAAATATAATTTCTTCCTGATGTTGACTCAACAGACTAAATTAACAGAAACCTGTTTGATGGCTTTGGCTCCCACTGAGTCAATAAAGCCAGTGTGTGTCCAGTCCAGGATGATGGAGTGGGCGGAACAAAGAGACTGAAGGAAGGCAACCTCCTCGGAATCCGTCTCTTTATGACCTTCTCTTAGACGTCCGTTTGTCTGATCTCTGGACGCTTTGTTATAAGACATAACCTCTTGCTGCACACCTCTGTCCTTatcctaaaaagaaaaacataagcTGGAGGCATATTTTCCCACTTGCATACTTGCACGAACTggctaaaataaatgaattctatattatacagtattagtatttttttgtggaaaatgtggTACTAGTACATtatatttcttctttttattattgttgtaaaaCTTCCTTCCCTCTTTACCCATGAAAACAAGTTTTTTAGTCCTGTCAGCGTTTACACAATCCTGTACATACATAACAAAGTTGCTATTGCACAAGGAAATAGAGAGCACAATTCATATTTGAGCAGACCTCAGCTTTCCTCTTTGGAGAACACATCAGACTGTTGTTAGCCATTTGTTTTTTCACAGCTTTTCTGGCCACTTGAATGTGTTCTGGGTTTACACCTGTCTGTCaaacaaaaagccaaagaaataaGTTTCCAAACAAGAACAGGTTTACATCTCCGGCTTGTACAATTCATCAAAGCTGAAAGTTTTGTTCTGTAATGAAGCAAGCAACCACTGCGTTCCCACGCCCATGTTATGGTCCCAAGGTAACACGGATTACCTTCTCTTTGAGAGCGCTCACATAAAGGTCACTGTTGGCAAAGTAGATTGACGAGTTGGAGTGGAAAATCTTAATCCCCTCACATTCCACCGCCTTGGAACAAGACAAAAATCGCAGCTGGTGACCATTGTGGGTGTTAAGGGCAACGTGGCCAACGCGCTCGCTCCTTTCCACTAACCTCTTTGTATTCGTCGACGTCGTAGTATAGTCCCGTGCCGGAAACATGCCCAAGGACAGCATTTTTGGGGCTGGAAGACAAAATAAAGATTGCAAAATTTGAAAACGGGACATCATGATATGCTGTTAGACCAAATATAAACCTTTGTGTTCTGTAGATGACTGTCAGTAAAGCAAATGCAATGGCGGAAAGAAGGCCATAATCCAAGCCCAGCAGCACAGACGCCACAAAGGTCACCAGCCAGATGGCctgagaaaagaaaacattctgtTTTTCAGTATGCTCAAGATGGATTTGCAAGAACGCTGCTACATCTACCAAATTAAGCTCTTGCTGAAAAGCTtgtcagaaaacaaacaaatcaaaatcacGTCCTACTGTTGACTCTTTCACTATGTCAACATGACTGCTGTGAAAAAAGTGGACTTTTGCACTTGacgtctatccatccattttctatagcagcTAAGCTTCCGGTGCATTCACACTTAAATGGACAATTGCGTAAACCACCTTTGTTTAGCAcaatttatctatctatctttgaCTGACCAGTTCAATCTTACTGGTTCTCCAAAGAGTTGGGATGTCTCGGAACTGTTTGAACATCCCAAGCAGGTTGACCATGATGATGGCCGCCAATGCAGTCTGGGAAACAGAACAGAGACAAGACACTGCAGGTTATACAGCAGTGATTCATTATCatatctttgttttgttttttggtgcatcTTATAGAAAAGTGAAATTTACTGGGTGTGTCTAACATTCAAGCACTCCCAATAACCCCTGCAGGAGACACCGTGTGCCTGGTAGTTTCTCAACAATGTTGCAACGCTACAAGTGGACGTATCATGACATCACCTATGTGGCCTCAGCTCACCTGTGGGAGCGGCTCAAATACAAAACCAATGGCGACGATCACTAGTAGCACCAGGAGGGAGCCAAGCAGTCCCGCAATCTGAAGCAAACAAACAACGATGACGGTCAAACATGATATTGCAATTTGCATTTGGGGTTTCACAAGTTGACAAATGACCTGCGTTTTGCCCCCCGTGCTCTCCTGCACCAGGCTCCTTGACATGGAGCAAGTGATGGTGAATGTTTGGAAAAAAGAGCTGATGAAGTTACACAGGCCAAGGGCTATCAGCTCCTGCAAAGAAATGATATGTTTTCGATTTGGTGACACAGCATAGAAGTCTTTCCAAATGAAAACCATCGCAGACTGCAGTGAGAAAAATCGTTGGAAATTTGTCAAGgactacaataaataaaaataataataataataataataataaataataataacccaGATGTTTATAAACCTGAAGTGCTTGAATTTGCTATTATAGTTAGTGGTAGagtaaatgtatataaaaattaaattgaaccGGGTTATTATAGGAAatgaaaagtaacaaaataaaaactaaaattgaataaaaaaaagaaatagaaatgatttttaaaaaacaaaaactcaactataattactattactactatgtcctttgttttcatcaCTGTCAAGATCATATAAggattcattttattattttaaacatatttatttcagtattgCAGTACATCAATACAGAGGAAGGAAGTAGATGATTGAGAATTTTTGTTTACATGTACTCAACAAAcactccatttaaaaaaatactactaataatactaataataataacaacaacaacaacaactaaaactaataaaataaaattcaacttatcacttaaaactaactgaattgaAGAAACAAAGTCAAAacgaaattaataataataataataataataataacaaactaataaaataaaacccaacTAACTTGTCACTTAAAACTAGCTGAATTGAAGAAACTAAAGTCAAAacgaaattaaaaaattaaattattatttatttattattattattattattattattattattattattattattataacctcATTCAGTCCGCTGAGGATAAAATTCTGCTTTATGATGTTTAAGAGAAGGTCAGGGACTCTTAATAATCTAGATGACCAACATTTAATGCGCAGACCAGTCGGACAAGTCCAGTTAGTTTACAGACGCAACCCTCTGAATGACTTTGTTGACACAACTTCGTCTTATCAACAAAGACTCTCCAAACTTTTTAAAGAGGAACCTTACTGCACTGGAATCTCGTATTTATAGTCAGTCGGTACGGCGCACCTGATTACTGTCCACGCTGTAGTTGTGCTTGAGCGCAAATATTTTGGCCAGCGAGATTCCCATGGAGAAGCCGACAATGGCAATAGCGAAGGAGTCGGTCACCAAAGTGGGTAATAGAGAGAAGTCTGGAACCACGGGTGGGAGGAGCCTGAGAACACACGAGAGGATGCGTGACGATATTTTCCAGCTCCAGGATGTTCTCTGTTTTGATTCCACTTTCACATTAGACCATGATTGTAAAATCACACCCTGGTAGGAAAACCTGCGTAGTACATTTACACATTTAATGTCAAAGGTCAACAATCAGGTCAGCTCAGATAAAACTTGTCTTTCGAAAGACATCTAATCTATGAGGAAGATAACTCCGCACTAAGTAGATAGCCTTCAACATTCACGACGCATTAACTTACCCAGTCGGTATCTCCCCAACGACATCGACTTTATAGTCGGCGGCCAATGTCATGCCGTACGAGACGCCAGTTGACACAATGACGACAATAATCTCACCGGGAATCGGGatgggcagtttttttttgaagCGCTCATTGAGGTGTTTGATCACAAACAGAAAGACGAGACACGTAAGGCCCAGGATGAGAGTGGTGATGTTCGTACTTGTAATGTGCCTGAGTACGGCCATGATGCTCTGCAAAAGACACAGGACGACAGCTAATAATTGGCAACTACGCAGTCGAAATGTATCTTCTTGTAAACTTACAAATACAACCGAGAGGGGTCCGCTGAAGCGCTTTGTTTTCACTCCGAGAAGATATTTTAACTGCGAGACCACCACGTGCACGGCGGCTGCCGTCGTGAAGCCTCGCACCAGCGGCTCCGTCAGGTAAATGGCCACAAAGCCAAACCGGAGAAGACCTAAAATGATCTAAAAGGGGAGAAAAAGGCAAGCAAATCATTTgatatgatttgatttgatttgtggaAAGAGAGCAATACTGGAGGAAACACTGACCTGAATGA is a genomic window containing:
- the psmc2 gene encoding 26S proteasome regulatory subunit 7 gives rise to the protein MPDYLGDDQRKTKEEDKDDSPIRALDEGDIALLKTYGQSTYSRQIKQVEDDIQQLLKKINELTGIKESDTGLAPPALWDLAADKQTLQSEQPLQVARCTKIINADSEDPKYIINVKQFAKFVVDLSDQVAPTDIEEGMRVGVDRNKYQIHIPLPPKIDPTVTMMQVEEKPDVTYSDVGGCKEQIEKLREVVETPLLHPERFVNLGIEPPKGVLLFGPPGTGKTLCARAVANRTDACFIRVIGSELVQKYVGEGARMVRELFEMARTKKACLIFFDEIDAIGGARFDDGAGGDNEVQRTMLELINQLDGFDPRGNIKVLMATNRPDTLDPALMRPGRLDRKIEFSLPDLEGRTHIFKIHARSMSVERDIRFELLARLCPNSTGAEIRSVCTEAGMFAIRARRKIATEKDFLEAVNKVIKSYAKFSATPRYMTYN
- the slc26a5 gene encoding prestin — encoded protein: MEPEEESPGAAVQVDDADRLLVYKIERPIYNEAHLRSQLLHRQEKTTTLRQKLALYFQCSSERAKAAVLSFLPILTWLPKYPVREYLFQDVVSGLSTGVVQLPQGLAYAMLAAVPPVYGLYSSFYPVLLYTFFGTSRHISIGTFAVISLMIGSVAVREVPDSYVPPSSNGSNASANFSVADRDAMRVQVAVVLTTLVGIIQIILGLLRFGFVAIYLTEPLVRGFTTAAAVHVVVSQLKYLLGVKTKRFSGPLSVVFSIMAVLRHITSTNITTLILGLTCLVFLFVIKHLNERFKKKLPIPIPGEIIVVIVSTGVSYGMTLAADYKVDVVGEIPTGLLPPVVPDFSLLPTLVTDSFAIAIVGFSMGISLAKIFALKHNYSVDSNQELIALGLCNFISSFFQTFTITCSMSRSLVQESTGGKTQIAGLLGSLLVLLVIVAIGFVFEPLPQTALAAIIMVNLLGMFKQFRDIPTLWRTSKIELAIWLVTFVASVLLGLDYGLLSAIAFALLTVIYRTQSPKNAVLGHVSGTGLYYDVDEYKEAVECEGIKIFHSNSSIYFANSDLYVSALKEKTGVNPEHIQVARKAVKKQMANNSLMCSPKRKAEDKDRGVQQEVMSYNKASRDQTNGRLREGHKETDSEEVAFLQSLCSAHSIILDWTHTGFIDSVGAKAIKQVIKEYAAVNVQVVIAGCNRSLLSELDQLQFFNGIISPEMVFPTIHDAVLHCQQSQPDVTC